The nucleotide window GTGTCTGTagcaagttggaagccagcctgggatatacgCAACCCTGTCAGAAAGACAGCAAAATATTAGAATTTTGATCCCATGGGTCAGTGATTATTTTGGTCCTGAGACCAAAGGATAAATTACTAGTGTCCTGTAGTGTGGAGTATTACTAGGCTGTGTTATCCTGGATTGAATGCATTTTAAACAAATCTTGGAGGGAGTAGTGTGGTATTTGCTGTACTGTGGTATATGTGTACTATGCTAGCCCCTTTCTGGACTCACAGGTTACCCTCAGGGAGGGGCGCATGCTTCTGACTTTTCTATGATGGGAAGGAGTGAAAAAGGATAAATGGGTACATACTATTCCATCAAGGCCATATGCTGATATCTAATGTGGGGGCCAGGAAGGTCACACAGAATTGTATTATTTCTTCTATTCATGTTTACAGTAGAGCAAGCTGGACCTTGTCTTCAGAGGTCAGACTTGCTGCCCCCCATGGAAGCCTGGAGCTGGAGGTTTCTCGGCAATAGGTGGTTTTTGTGctggctttctcttccctttccttgtcCTCTGAAGAATTTGTTTTGGTCAGCCCTGAGATCAGTGGTCAGCCCCATTGTCCCGGGTAGCTATAGGTGCCATTGTTAGGGTTGGCAGTCCTGGGCTAGGCCTGTTACCCTTAGTTCATAGGCACTGCTGGATGTTAGCCCGCATGTGCACCCTGTTTTAGTTAAGTCTGTATCTGGCTTTTCATGGGCTGGTGTATCTAGCCATGTTCTCAGTCTTCAGTCTCCCAGACACTGGCTTCTCCAAGGAAAGTAGGTGGACCAATAGTCATCATCATTCAGATTGGGAAGAAAAGAGCGGTGATTTGTAGGCTACAGGGCCCTCCCATGGGAGGACCTGAGTGGGGACAGACTGCCAGCTCCCAGTAGGGCTGgcatcacccacccacccccaccccaggtggCGGAGGGCACCAAAAGGATCATTGCTCCTTACCTTGCTAGACCATGGCCAGCCGCTCAGCCCAGCCCTGCTGCGCAGGCTCCCTGCATGCTGTGTCTGGTAGCGGTCCCAGTCCCTACCGAGGGCTCCGTAATTTCTGAATTTGGAAAGTGCTGTGGCAGAAGGCTACCAGGGCCCGGTTTGGGCTGCTTGGTAGGAGTCTGCCTGGCTGAGATGGTTCCTGGATCTGTGGTGGTTCGCCCAAGTTTTGttgttctctctgtccctgtcctcttGGGTGACCAGCTCATTAAACTCCAGAGCTGGTTCTTTGTTTTGTGGCCTTTGGGATAATGAGCCCACTCTGAAACGGGAGCTGCtaggagagcaggagagacagctgacagcctgaaGCCAGTGACTGAGGCCCCAGCCTAAGGCCTGCACCCCAGGTCTGGTCACATTCCTGAGGGACCTGCCCTCATGGCCCAAGGATGGcgtgggggaagggctggggcaGAGATGGGTTCCTGGCTGCTGCAGGCTCCTTCCACTGACTTCCAGGGGAGACCAGGCTGTTCTGTGTGGAGAACAGGGACCCAGAATCTCAAGATTCCTCGTCCATAGGACCcagagggtggtggtgggcacACCCCTCACCTGGGGCTGCTGTTGACTGTTCTGTAGGGGGCGAGCCTCTAGACAGATGAACTGAGTtgccaagagaaggaaaaggcagcAGATTGGTTCTTAGAAATAGCCCTTCCGCTAGGTTCCATTTGGACCTTTTGTTATGTAAATATGGCCAACCTTGCTTTAGCCTCCCAGGATGACCTCcagggttttcttttgtttttttgtttttttttttcctcctcctcgctgtctgtctgtctgtctgtctgtctgtctgtctgtctgtctgtctctgagacagggtctctccatggcTGCCCTGGACCCCTCTTATGTAGagcagactgacctggaacttatttgcagatatctgcctgcctctaggaGTACTAGGATTACTAGTCCTAGTACTAGGAATCGaggctctgggattaaaggcatggggtGTCTACAGTGTACTTTAGGGGTTAGGTAGTACCCCCCACCTGCTCATACCTGGTACTAGgtctcccattcttttttttttttctcctcttgctTTGTTGCCCCAGGTGCTCATGGGAGTAGAATATGTGACCCTTCCTTCAtgctcctctcctttcctccctcactgatgcctgccttcttcttcccaggtaACCAGGCTTTGATGCTCCCTCAGGAAGTCTGCGTACTCAAGGAGGCCACCCCCCGCCGGCTGCTGCTCACATGGTTTCTGGGCCCCTGGCACTCCGGTAGGCCTGGGAGAGGAGGACTCACCATGGTTTCTAGTCCTTGGGGCTTCGTGGGTTTCTCAGACAGCCTTGGAGTATAGATTCTGTGCTGGTCCACACTCCGTTGTATGTGCACGGTGCAGGCAGGCACCTGTGGGGTGGCGGAGACTTGTGCCCCGGCCTTAGGCACATAGCCTTTCTTTTGTCTCTCCTGCTAGGCCTGAGGCACCAGGTGTTTTTGCCAGTAGAACCGGCACTGCCATTGCCCTGGGGCTGATATCTAGGCCTACTGTGGTAACTGTACCTTAGCTCTTTGTTTCTACCTAGCTGTAGAGAGGTTTGCTTCTCATCGCCTCAGCCACTAAGTCACCTGACTGGCTTTAGCTGCCATGTGCACGGAGCCAGCCCTCTGccaagtgctttctgtaaggctgagCGGTAGCATTTTTGTGCATCGGTGTACTCTGGAACTTTGGGGTAAGTGGGGTTTCCTTCTCTGAACAAGGGCaggtgttggactgaagagaaccttttGTCAAGTGTTGAGGGCCATAACAGGCCCACCCAGTGGCGGACAGGACTGGGAGCCTTTCGAGGAAAGGGCAGACAGACATGGGTAGTGGAGAGCTTCCGAGGAATTCAGCTACTTCAACAGATTGGACCCAGAAGCCAGGCGTGGGGGTACACAGCACGTTCCTTTAATACTGGTGTTCCAAGAGGCGGACAAGggtcagtttgtttgtttggttggttttgtttttttccgagacagggtttctcagtgtagttttggttcctgccctggatcctgctctgtagaccagtttggccttaaactcacagagatcacctggctctgcctcccgagtgctgggatcaaaggcgtgcgccaccgccgccggtGAGAGGGGTCAATTTTtgtgagtccaggccagcctggtctgcataacgAGCTCCAGGCTAGGTGGGGCTACTGGTTGgggaagaccctgtctcgaaaaaagaaagaatttggacCCTGAGTGGGAGATGTGAACTATCTGTGTAAGCTGTTGGAGCCCCAGACTCTTGCTGTGGTTCCGGATGCTGCATTGCTGGCAGCTGTGTCTCCGCGGCCTGTGGTCTCAGGAAGCTTTGAGGTGGGCTCAGGCAGCCTCTTGGGCACTGGAGTCCCCATTGTGTAGAAGACAAGGCTGGCCATGTGGAGCTGAGTGCAGCTGGGATCTACCTGGAGTGCTTCTGACCTCCTGGAACCTTTGGTACACTTTGCCACCTGTGCTCCCCTGGAGCATTCTCCGTGGAGAGTCCTGCTGGGCTGAGGCGCTTCTGCACGGGGGGACAGTATGCCCGACCCCACCTGCACACACTGCTGCCCTGCTGACAGGTTCCTTTGGAGACACTTGTGTGTTTATTAGTACTTGTGACGACGAGAGTCTACACAGCCTGTCTGGAAAGGCCAGCTTGCTGCCTTCCCCAGGCCCCAGATGGCAAACTATCTTTCCTAGAAAGGGCACAGAGCCTGTGAGGTTCACAGGCTCAGACAGTGTCCAGTGTCTCCGGACTCCTGCATAGTAGAGAGCTTTGTAAGGACCAGCAGTTACGGGAGAGAGGATGCAGGGTCTGAGTCAGGAGCCGGCAGATGAGGACCGCTTGGCTGCCTGGAGGGGTGTTTGAGAGTTACCCCAGGATAGAACAAAGTTTGCAGGCAAAGGAACTTGGTTTGGTTcatagggttttttgtttatttgccttTTTATCTATTAAATTTTAACCTTTCAACATAATGAAattaccaccaccaacaaaaatctATAAATCTGGGAAGACCAGTCCTGTGGGTTTGCATGCCTAGGCAGGACTAGCCAGTGTCCTCTGTGGCCCTAGTCTTTTAGAAGGGTATTTGTTGTGGCTTCTGTAGCCACCTGCTGGCCACTTTGTAGGTTCTCTGCATGCCCCTCAGCCTGTGACTGACCTCTAGAATTGAAGCGGTGACAGAGTACAATTCAAATCGGCATTTGTTTCAGCGTCATTATTTAtgggtgtgagtgttttgcctgcatgtatgtgtgtgcaccacttgAGTGTGCTCCTGTGGAGGCCATGGGGATCAGGTCCCGGAACAGGAATCACGCATGGCTGTGAAGAGCAGTGCTCTTCACCAggaagccatccctccagtctaAACCCAGCTGGCCTGGCACCTTTCCTTAccatagcctctttttttcaCGTGAGTGGATGGCAGGGGATGGGCAGGTACACCctcctttctcttgggctggggCCTGTCCTACACACTGTCCCCAAGGAGGGTGGAATTGGGTGGGCTCAGTGCATGATCTGTGCCAGGCCATCATGCAGGTTAACTATCCTCCTGTTCTTGCCCACAGGTGGTGCCCGTGGGCAGGGCGCAGGGACATGGGGCCAGACATGGAGCTGCCCAGCCACTCAAAACAGCTCCTGCTGCAGCTGAACCAGCAGAGGACCAAGGGCTTCCTGTGTGAcgtcatcatcatggtggagaattCCATCTTCCGGGCCCACAAGAACGTCCTGGCTGCTAGCAGCATCTACTTCAAATCCCTGGTCCTGCATGATAACCTCATCAACCTAGATACCGACATGGTCAGCTCCACCGTGTTCCAGCAGATCCTGGACTTCATCTACACGGGCAAGCTGCTGCCCAGTGACCAGCCATCTGAGCCCAACTTCAGCACTCTCCTCACTGCCGCCAGCTACCTCCAGCTGCCCGAGTTGGCAGCCCTCTGCCGCCGCAAACTGAAGCGAGCTGGCAAGCCCTTTGGCCCTGGACGAGTGGGTGCTGCTGGCGTGGGGCGACCGACCCGTAGTCAGCGGCTGTCCACAGCCTCTGTCATCCAGGCTCGGTATCCAGGACTTGTAGATGGGCGCAAAGGACACCCCGTCCCCCAAGAGCTCCCTCAGGCCAAAGGATCAGATGATGAGCTTTTTCTGGGCAGCTCCACCCAGGAAAGCACACACGGCCTGGGCCTGGGGGGCTGCCCAGCTGGTGGGGAGGTGGGCCTGGGGGGCTGTAGCAACAGCACCAACGGGAGCAGTGGGGGCTGCGAGCAGGAGCTGGGTCTCGACCTGTCCAAGAAGAGCCCTCCACTGCCTCCCGCAGCCCCTGGCCCCCACCTCACTCCTGAAGACCCAGCCCAGCTGAGTGACGGCCAGCGCGACTCACCTGCGCCCGCTGCACCCTCCGCCCTGCCTGTTGGCAACAGTGCCTCGTACGCGGAGCTGGGGGCCACTCCTGAGGAGCCCATGGATCTGGAAGGGGCCGAGGACAACCATGTGAGTCTGCTGGAAGGGCAGGGCGGCCAGCCTCGCAAGAGCCTCCGGCATTCAGCCCGCAAAAAGGATTGGAACAAAAAGGAACCTGTGGCTGGGTCCCCCTTTGATCGCAGAGAAACGGGGACTAAGGGTCCCAGcccaggggaggaaggggaggggcttggggacAGGGTTCCCAATGGCGTTCTGGCCAGCGGTGTTGGCGGGAGTGGCCCCAGCGGGTCGTACGGGGAGCCGCCGTACCCctgcaaggaggaggaggagaacggCAAGGACGGGAGCGAGGACAGTGGGCAGAGTGGGAGCGAGGCGGGCAGCGGCCCCGCCGGGGCCCAGTACGTGTACCGGCAGGAAGGCTACGAGACGGTGTCCTACGGGGACAATCTCTACGTGTGCATCCCGTGTGCCAAGGGCTTCCCCAGCTCTGAGCAGCTCAATGCCCACGTGGAGACGCACACAGAGGAGGAGTTGTTCATCAAGGAAGAGGGGGCGTATGAGACCGGCAGTGGGGGTGCGGAGGAGGAGGCCGAGGACCTGTCCACACCTAGTGCAGCCTATGCAGCCGAGCCTCGTCCTTTCAAGTGCTCAGTCTGTGAGAAGACCTACAAGGACCCGGCCACACTTCGGCAACACGAGAAGACACACTGGCTGACCCGGCCCTTCCCCTGCAACATTTGTGGCAAGATGTTCACGCAGCGAGGCACTATGACGCGCCACATGCGGAGCCACCTGGGCCTGAAGCCCTTTGCCTGCGACGAGTGTGGCATGCGCTTCACCCGCCAGTACCGCCTCACAGAGCACATGCGTGTGCACTCAGGTGAGAAGCCCTACGAGTGCCAGCTCTGTGGGGGCAAGT belongs to Peromyscus maniculatus bairdii isolate BWxNUB_F1_BW_parent chromosome 12, HU_Pman_BW_mat_3.1, whole genome shotgun sequence and includes:
- the Hic2 gene encoding hypermethylated in cancer 2 protein encodes the protein MVSGPLALRWCPWAGRRDMGPDMELPSHSKQLLLQLNQQRTKGFLCDVIIMVENSIFRAHKNVLAASSIYFKSLVLHDNLINLDTDMVSSTVFQQILDFIYTGKLLPSDQPSEPNFSTLLTAASYLQLPELAALCRRKLKRAGKPFGPGRVGAAGVGRPTRSQRLSTASVIQARYPGLVDGRKGHPVPQELPQAKGSDDELFLGSSTQESTHGLGLGGCPAGGEVGLGGCSNSTNGSSGGCEQELGLDLSKKSPPLPPAAPGPHLTPEDPAQLSDGQRDSPAPAAPSALPVGNSASYAELGATPEEPMDLEGAEDNHVSLLEGQGGQPRKSLRHSARKKDWNKKEPVAGSPFDRRETGTKGPSPGEEGEGLGDRVPNGVLASGVGGSGPSGSYGEPPYPCKEEEENGKDGSEDSGQSGSEAGSGPAGAQYVYRQEGYETVSYGDNLYVCIPCAKGFPSSEQLNAHVETHTEEELFIKEEGAYETGSGGAEEEAEDLSTPSAAYAAEPRPFKCSVCEKTYKDPATLRQHEKTHWLTRPFPCNICGKMFTQRGTMTRHMRSHLGLKPFACDECGMRFTRQYRLTEHMRVHSGEKPYECQLCGGKFTQQRNLISHLRMHTSPS